From Bacteroidota bacterium, a single genomic window includes:
- a CDS encoding tail fiber domain-containing protein: protein MDVTTTSGSARGLSLSTISKGGQSTGIYNDVQGNATASYGLYTRVNPGSSGTSTNCTGVWSNCESPNSVNNQSGDFSALNATSRNWALKGYAQSVNSTSENIGVLADANRGQGYGGSSYGVKCSATGGGSAGTNYGIYSTAINAGTNWAAYFVGPGFSAATWITDSTIKKNIVDLSNATNLITQLSPKSYDFDFQKNQYLGLDQEHQYGLLAQEVEKVIPSIIKDVTDPGMVDSQGNVVSGPTTHKAINYTPLISILIAGFKEQQTQINDLKNQISNCCSSNNKTKANQIDVELSNSQTIILIKIIPIHTRMKLLYAFIYYQCAASCYHICRCQGYCTKRGNHN, encoded by the coding sequence ATGGATGTAACAACCACCTCAGGTTCTGCAAGAGGGCTATCATTAAGTACTATATCAAAAGGTGGGCAAAGTACAGGCATATATAATGATGTACAAGGCAATGCCACAGCTTCATATGGTTTATATACTCGCGTAAATCCAGGCTCTTCCGGAACTTCAACAAATTGCACAGGGGTGTGGTCGAATTGCGAAAGTCCCAATTCTGTAAATAACCAAAGTGGCGATTTTAGTGCCCTTAATGCAACTAGCAGAAATTGGGCATTAAAGGGATATGCACAAAGTGTTAATAGCACAAGTGAAAACATAGGGGTATTAGCTGATGCAAATCGTGGACAAGGATACGGTGGCAGTAGCTATGGTGTAAAATGTTCAGCAACTGGTGGTGGTAGCGCTGGTACTAACTATGGAATATACTCAACTGCTATAAATGCAGGCACAAACTGGGCTGCCTATTTTGTTGGGCCAGGCTTCTCTGCGGCAACATGGATCACTGACTCAACCATTAAAAAAAATATTGTTGATTTAAGCAATGCTACAAACCTTATTACTCAATTATCGCCCAAAAGTTATGATTTTGATTTTCAAAAAAATCAATATCTGGGTCTTGATCAGGAACACCAATATGGTTTATTAGCACAAGAGGTTGAAAAGGTTATCCCATCAATCATAAAAGATGTTACAGACCCTGGTATGGTTGATTCACAGGGCAATGTTGTATCAGGCCCAACAACTCACAAAGCGATTAATTATACTCCGCTTATATCAATATTGATAGCAGGATTTAAAGAACAACAAACCCAAATAAATGATTTGAAAAATCAAATTTCAAATTGTTGTTCATCAAACAACAAAACGAAAGCAAATCAGATTGATGTAGAATTATCAAATTCGCAAACTATTATTCTGATCAAAATAATCCCAATCCATACAAGGATGAAACTACTATACGCTTTTATATACTATCAGTGTGCAGCAAGCTGCTATCATATTTGTAGATGCCAAGGGTACTGTACTAAAAGAGGTAACCATAACTGA